The window GCATCGAAGATCTCTTCCTCTTCAATGGAGAAGATCCCGGTCATGATTTTCACCATTTCGAGGATAATACCCCATATCCTCTCCGTTACGGAGAGCTCCATGCCAGAGTGTTGCACATCCCTGAAGATTCCGCCAATGGTCTCATAACTGGTGAACCTTTTAGCCAGGGAAAGCAAATTGTATTGCAATGCCGTGATCGTGGTTGCGGCAAGCTGCGCCGCGAAGTTCCGGGATTGACACTTGCCCATACCCAGCAACCCCTTGGTTTCCTTGAAGAAGACCTCGAGGGACCAACGCATGGCATAAATCCGATAGGCTTCCAGGAACTCCAGGGAGAGGTTGGTCGTCATTATTCCATTCCAGGACTCCTTTTTTCTCTTCACAAAATAGAGACGTACATCTGTGCCCGCAAAGCGAACGTCAGCGGTAATATACTGACAACCAAGCTTGCGGCTCCTTCTGGCTTCACCCCTGGCTTCAAGCAGATTGATCAGTGCCCGGGCGGTGAGTTCCTTCCCTTCAAAACCGTATTTTGTAACTCCCTTCTTCCCAATCTTGATCATACCCAGGTAATGGCACTTGATGTGCCGGGCACGTATGAAGCGAATCACCTCCGAGCAGGTGAACCAGCTGTCGGCAAGCAGGTAGTCAAAGCGGATGCCCTTTCTAATGGCTCGCTTTATCATGGTTATCATCAACTGGATCTTGCTCTCCCCGTACTCTTTTGCCCGCGTTATAACGGGGGAGGCTTCGTCCCTATCCTTGGTATACCGCGATTCGAGCTCCTTGTCGCTCATGCTGAAGTTGTTCTTCCTGCCTTTCTCCCCGAGTATGGCGAAGTCGAGTACGAACTGGCTCTTGCCATCGGTAATGCCCAGGAAGAGAGATTTGAAACCAAGGATCGTCTTGTGTCTCAGGTGGGAATAGACCCTGCCGATGTTTTCAATACGCCTTCCCGTCTTGGGAAAGTCGGTATCGTCCACCATCAGGCAAACAGTTTGATGCTTGTGGTCACTTCTCACGCGAACCTTGTTCCATATTTGAATGGTGAAGTGGTAGAGTATCTTGCGCCAATCATAAATTTCGTTGTTTACGAAACGGTAGAAAACATCCTTTTCGCAGCCAAAGAAGCCGCTTAGGGATGATCGACAATAATTGTAAGGATTCTTGATCATGAAACAGGGGAACATAATCAGCAACTCGAGCACCTGCAGCAGGGAATACTTGCTGTTGCATTTGCTCCTGCTCCCGAAGAGGACCTTCTCCGACATGTTGAAACCTTTTAGCATATCCGTCAGGGTAAAAAGGGCACTGTTTGAATCATCTTTCTTGAAAAAAACGCTGATTTCTGATAAAATGGAGTTACTTTTGTATATCGGCATAGGGCTGTTAGTATTTTTGGTTTTGACGCTTAAATATACTAATAATCTGTGAATTACAGAAGCCTCTGTGCCGTTTTTTTATGCGATTATTTTTACTGAATTTTTACTTGCGAAACTTGAATCACTTAATCGTTCATCGCCATCTTTCGTGTCGTAAAAGGGTTTATGACAAGGAATTGCCATGCCTTGGAAGAGTGATAATGTCAATATATATAAAAATGCCACCATAAAAAGTAAATCAACACGTTAAACGTGCAAGAAACAGTGAAGATGAAAAGAAAATAAAACGGTATCTCTCGAAAAAAAAGAGAAATTCCGCTTTGAAAACTATTAACGTGAGTTCGGGATAAGAAAAGCATAAAAAAAGTTGTGATATAGGGAGATTATTTGTACATTTATAGCTGATAATCAAATAAATAACAAACATCAGCCCT of the Petrimonas mucosa genome contains:
- a CDS encoding IS4 family transposase — protein: MPIYKSNSILSEISVFFKKDDSNSALFTLTDMLKGFNMSEKVLFGSRSKCNSKYSLLQVLELLIMFPCFMIKNPYNYCRSSLSGFFGCEKDVFYRFVNNEIYDWRKILYHFTIQIWNKVRVRSDHKHQTVCLMVDDTDFPKTGRRIENIGRVYSHLRHKTILGFKSLFLGITDGKSQFVLDFAILGEKGRKNNFSMSDKELESRYTKDRDEASPVITRAKEYGESKIQLMITMIKRAIRKGIRFDYLLADSWFTCSEVIRFIRARHIKCHYLGMIKIGKKGVTKYGFEGKELTARALINLLEARGEARRSRKLGCQYITADVRFAGTDVRLYFVKRKKESWNGIMTTNLSLEFLEAYRIYAMRWSLEVFFKETKGLLGMGKCQSRNFAAQLAATTITALQYNLLSLAKRFTSYETIGGIFRDVQHSGMELSVTERIWGIILEMVKIMTGIFSIEEEEIFDAIINKSDNLAHFINFYELKSAS